AGTGGCTGCAGGACAAAGCGTGGCGAGAGGATGAAGAACTGGCCCCGCTCCTGCAGCAATTCCTGGATGAGTACAACGACCGCCCACATCAGGGCTTGGCCATCCCTGGCTTGTCGCCCAATGAGTTCGCCAAGCGTATTTGGCTCATGTAGTCAGTTGTCAATGTTCAGAGTGCCGTTGACTATTACAAATTTTGCGATTTTGCCATATTTTTTACGATCCCCGCGGCCGGTTTGACAGAAGCCACCCTCCCCACCTAGAATAACCCTTCGGCAATAGATTCCAACCGTCTCAAGACCTGCCCGGCTTACACCGGATCACAGGAGAATGCACATGTCTACGCGCAAACATAACGAAACCCCAGTGGTCACCTACGAAACGGCCACCGACCAAAACTCCAACGCTTCTCGCAAGTACCACATCTGGACCATCGGCTGCCAGATGAACGTGGCCGACAGCAACCACGTGGCTGCCGAGCTGGAAAAACTGGGCTACGGGCCCACCGACAACCTGGATGAGGCCGACGTGGTGGTCCTGAACACCTGTGTGGTCCGCCAGAGCGCCGAAAACAAGGCCATCGGCAAGGTGGGCAGCCTGAAGCCGTGGAAACAACAGAAGCCAGACCGCACCCTGGCCCTGATGGGCTGCATGGTGGGCATCAAGCCCAGCCCCCAGCTCCAGTCCGCCTTCCCCTACGTGGACGTCTTCATGCCGCCCAGCGAGGCCACGCCCCTCATCAACCATCTGCGCCAGCATGAGATCGAGGCAGAGATGGCCGCGATGGAGCGGGAGCAGCTGGCCCGGCGCTACCAGCTTCAAGACGAGGTCCAGCCCATCGGCACGGCCCAGTCCATTCGCCATCTGGCTCTGAGCGGAGAGGCGCCGGTGGCCGCCTATGTGCCCGTGGTCTACGGCTGCAGCCACGCCTGCACCTTCTGCATCATCCCCTTCCGCCGGGGCGTGGAGCGAAGCCGCCCCGTCCAGGAGATCGTCAACGAGATCCGGGGGTTGGTGGAACAAGGCGTGCGAGAGGTGACCCTGTTGGGCCAGATCGTGGACCGCTACGGGTACGACTGGCGGGGCGACCTGGGCAACAGTGCCACGGTGGCAGCCTACACCGGCGGCCCGGAAGCCCGCCAGGAACAGCACCACTATGACCTGGCCGACCTCCTGCGGGAGGTGCACGAGATCGAGGGGCTGTGGCGCATTCGCTTCCTCACCAGCCACCCCAACTACATGACCGACCGCATCCTGGAGGCCGTCCGCGACCTGCCCAAGGTGTGCGAGCACATCGAAGTGCCCATCCAGGCCGGCGACGACGAGGTGCTGGCCCGCATGCGGCGGGGCTACACCAGCGCCGACTACCGGGCCCTGGTGGAACACATCCGGGCCGTGATCCCCAACGTGGCCATCCACACCGACATCATCGTTGGCTTCTGCGGCGAAACAGAAGAACAGTTTGAGCGCACCTACCAGGTCCTGCGGGATCTGAAGCTGGACAAGGCCCACCTGGCCCGCTACAGCCCCCGCCCCGGGACGGTCAGCGCTCGCCGGATGGTCGACGATGTCCCCGAGGAGGAGAAGATTCGGCGCCACAAGCGGCTGGAGGCCCTCCAGGAGGAGATCTCCGCCGCCATCAACGCCCGCTACCTGGGCGAGACGGTGGAGGTCCTGGTGGAGGATCGCCACAAGGGCAAATGGCGAGGGCGCACCCGCCAGAACAAACTGGTCTTTGTGGAGTGCGACCTGCCCCTGCGGGGGCGCCTGATCCAGGCCCAGATCACCTGGACGGGCCCCTGGAGCATGCAGGGGCGCTTCGTGCGGGACGTCTCGCCCCTTCCCGACCGGGTGGAGGCGCCGAAG
This genomic window from Litorilinea aerophila contains:
- the miaB gene encoding tRNA (N6-isopentenyl adenosine(37)-C2)-methylthiotransferase MiaB, which translates into the protein MSTRKHNETPVVTYETATDQNSNASRKYHIWTIGCQMNVADSNHVAAELEKLGYGPTDNLDEADVVVLNTCVVRQSAENKAIGKVGSLKPWKQQKPDRTLALMGCMVGIKPSPQLQSAFPYVDVFMPPSEATPLINHLRQHEIEAEMAAMEREQLARRYQLQDEVQPIGTAQSIRHLALSGEAPVAAYVPVVYGCSHACTFCIIPFRRGVERSRPVQEIVNEIRGLVEQGVREVTLLGQIVDRYGYDWRGDLGNSATVAAYTGGPEARQEQHHYDLADLLREVHEIEGLWRIRFLTSHPNYMTDRILEAVRDLPKVCEHIEVPIQAGDDEVLARMRRGYTSADYRALVEHIRAVIPNVAIHTDIIVGFCGETEEQFERTYQVLRDLKLDKAHLARYSPRPGTVSARRMVDDVPEEEKIRRHKRLEALQEEISAAINARYLGETVEVLVEDRHKGKWRGRTRQNKLVFVECDLPLRGRLIQAQITWTGPWSMQGRFVRDVSPLPDRVEAPKQIFSIDITA